The uncultured Sphaerochaeta sp. genome includes a window with the following:
- a CDS encoding FGGY-family carbohydrate kinase, with translation MKQQYIVAIDGGTQSTKVTMFDTLGEEICSNTVPLKEIHLYGEGKAEHPDDDLWDSLQQACKGMLDTFQGNTDDIIGIGLGSIRCCRALLRQDGSLASPVQSWMDIRLSSPYEHKDDEVRYVTTATGYLTHRLTGETKDTRSNYVGPWPINPETLQWYPDGELFDSYATPRDMLFELVDPSTILGSVTEQASKATGLPVGIPVVSTANDKAVEGLGAGLADKGTVLVSLGTYITSMMVGDTYQEDATYYWSNPGAVPGEFLYESNGIRRGMATVTWIKDLMGTGLVESAKEHNMSPEAYLNFLGKDVSAGCEGLYTILHWLARPTQQWERGIMIGFNGKHKGKHMFRSVLEGIAMTMKNNAQEMCEEMGVEIDHLIVSGGGSNGELFMQIFADVFGVPAHRNQTNESASMGAAICTALALGIYPGRASAIEHMVRVRDTFIPDKANVALYERINREVYTKISSATEEVLQASHRIFHD, from the coding sequence ATGAAACAGCAGTACATCGTTGCAATTGACGGAGGCACACAGAGTACCAAGGTGACCATGTTTGACACCCTTGGGGAGGAAATCTGCTCTAATACCGTGCCGCTCAAGGAGATCCATCTCTATGGAGAGGGTAAGGCAGAACATCCTGATGATGATCTGTGGGACAGCCTGCAGCAAGCTTGCAAGGGCATGCTAGATACCTTTCAGGGAAACACCGATGATATCATTGGAATCGGTTTGGGATCCATTCGTTGCTGTCGTGCCCTCCTTAGGCAGGACGGAAGTTTGGCTTCGCCTGTGCAGAGCTGGATGGATATCCGTCTTTCCTCTCCTTATGAGCATAAAGATGATGAGGTGAGGTATGTTACCACCGCAACCGGGTATCTGACGCATCGACTCACAGGAGAGACCAAGGATACCCGCTCAAACTATGTTGGTCCCTGGCCTATCAACCCAGAGACCCTTCAGTGGTACCCGGATGGAGAGCTTTTCGACTCCTACGCTACTCCACGGGATATGCTCTTTGAGTTGGTTGACCCATCCACCATTCTCGGCTCGGTAACTGAGCAGGCAAGCAAGGCTACTGGACTTCCAGTAGGAATTCCGGTTGTTTCCACGGCAAATGACAAGGCAGTGGAAGGCCTTGGTGCTGGATTGGCGGACAAAGGAACCGTTCTTGTATCACTGGGAACCTACATCACCAGCATGATGGTAGGCGATACCTACCAAGAGGATGCAACGTACTACTGGAGCAATCCAGGGGCAGTACCCGGTGAATTCCTCTATGAAAGCAATGGAATTCGCAGGGGTATGGCAACCGTCACCTGGATCAAGGACTTGATGGGAACAGGATTGGTAGAATCAGCCAAGGAGCATAATATGTCTCCAGAAGCGTATCTGAATTTCTTGGGTAAGGACGTGAGCGCTGGTTGCGAAGGACTGTACACCATCTTACATTGGCTTGCCCGGCCCACCCAGCAATGGGAAAGGGGCATCATGATCGGTTTCAACGGGAAGCATAAGGGAAAGCACATGTTCCGCTCTGTACTTGAGGGCATTGCAATGACCATGAAGAACAATGCTCAGGAGATGTGCGAAGAGATGGGAGTTGAGATAGACCATCTCATTGTAAGCGGTGGTGGCTCCAATGGAGAACTCTTCATGCAGATATTTGCCGATGTATTTGGGGTACCTGCCCACAGGAACCAAACCAACGAGTCAGCCAGCATGGGAGCAGCCATCTGTACCGCTCTTGCACTCGGGATATATCCCGGCAGGGCATCAGCTATCGAGCATATGGTGAGAGTACGGGACACGTTCATCCCTGATAAGGCAAATGTTGCACTGTATGAAAGAATCAATCGAGAGGTATATACAAAAATCAGTTCTGCTACAGAGGAAGTATTGCAGGCATCTCATCGTATCTTTCATGATTGA
- a CDS encoding efflux RND transporter permease subunit encodes MDNQNKQFSIGRFSVTKPVLVNILMITVLALGMLSLLTLPQEQFAEVPFYWVNVIVPYPGVSAQDMESSVTIPVENAFAGMDRLKQISSTTSEGLSVVRVEFDDGIDDTLFRSLYQDAQTRFSQVSLPEGTLQPLLDDFSSSDFLPVIEVIVSGNISYQDMREQAQELQNRILSIPDVSDVEIVGLPERQIQVKLDPTLLSSMGLSVNEVVRSLSGENQRLPSGSLSTESRQYLLRTFGSVEGVRDIESVIVRRSNQGEGLVRLSDVAKVMDGFDEEAPLSRFNGESAVSLKITKVVKGDSVAIVDAVRQIVDETQPRAGATLTLFNDSTVQIASSLSVLSTNALMGLLLLVIILSLFIGFRNAFITALGIPVTFALTFLVLDQLGQTVNTNTLFGLVLVLGLIVDHGIVIVENSYRLQLAGVSRHEAAIKGVNQVVWPIIAATGTTVAAFLPLMIIPGTIGKFLRVIPLTVTIALIVSTFEALFFLPSHYAEWGPRRLKQEKAGKQRFEHFINTYQRTLAWALDRKGRFILLILVVTAAIFSLVGGLRQDLFSAEDYSYFNIEITTPQGSTLRTTNNVVSVYEKTLLDKVGDGEILSISANIGGNEGGAESTTQATITVDLAEMDEGRTRSIETIIDEVKRETYYISGAEQVLFTKAQTGPPTSADFSFRLSGDAYEPLIEAAGVLGNTLSSIEGVENVQSDFIAGNPALRIDVDQDQATRLGIGVSTIAGYLRVRFEGQNVGTLFLENEEIDIVVQFDNGGTERFEDLQQILIPTDDGRLVPLSSVATISLESSIGSIRRVEGKREITVTADALTGVDQNLVNDQIVQLWETDLRNRYPSVDLVVGGEFSDFSNLLFDILRIFVLGIFLMYLILGTQFNSYSQPFLILLSVPFAFIGVVLFLFVSGTPLSTTVIYSAVALAGIAVNDAIVLISFINELRAEGKSVAEAIVEAAGTRIRPILLTSLTTIAGLLPTAIGIGGYSVVWSPMASTIMVGLIFSTLSALFVLPLLYASFYKDTRRNA; translated from the coding sequence ATGGATAATCAGAATAAACAGTTCTCCATCGGCAGATTCTCGGTAACCAAACCGGTTTTGGTCAATATTCTCATGATCACCGTTCTTGCTCTGGGGATGCTTAGTTTGCTCACCCTGCCGCAGGAACAGTTTGCAGAGGTTCCCTTCTACTGGGTCAATGTCATTGTCCCCTATCCAGGAGTAAGCGCCCAGGATATGGAGTCCTCAGTCACCATTCCCGTGGAGAATGCCTTTGCCGGGATGGATCGTCTCAAGCAGATCAGCTCAACCACCAGTGAGGGGTTGAGTGTGGTCCGGGTTGAGTTTGATGATGGCATAGACGATACACTCTTTCGTTCTCTCTATCAGGATGCACAGACACGGTTCAGCCAGGTCAGCCTCCCTGAGGGGACGTTGCAGCCATTGCTGGATGATTTTTCTTCCTCTGACTTTCTGCCTGTCATTGAGGTGATTGTCAGCGGGAATATCTCCTACCAGGACATGCGTGAGCAAGCTCAGGAACTGCAAAACCGGATCCTCAGCATTCCAGATGTTTCAGATGTGGAAATTGTTGGTCTGCCTGAAAGGCAAATCCAGGTGAAGTTGGACCCGACACTGCTCTCCTCTATGGGCTTGAGTGTCAATGAGGTGGTTCGTTCTCTCTCAGGGGAGAACCAGCGCCTCCCCAGTGGGAGTCTCTCAACAGAGAGTCGCCAATACCTGCTTCGTACCTTTGGTTCCGTGGAGGGTGTCAGGGATATTGAATCCGTTATTGTCAGACGTTCCAACCAGGGAGAGGGACTTGTCCGTCTCTCTGATGTTGCAAAGGTCATGGATGGGTTTGATGAGGAAGCACCCTTGAGCCGGTTCAATGGGGAGAGTGCTGTCAGTTTGAAAATCACCAAGGTGGTGAAAGGTGATTCGGTGGCTATCGTCGATGCGGTCAGGCAGATTGTCGATGAGACCCAACCCCGTGCAGGGGCAACCCTGACGCTTTTCAATGATTCCACAGTCCAGATTGCAAGCAGCCTCTCTGTACTCTCCACCAATGCCCTTATGGGTCTTTTGTTATTGGTCATCATTCTTTCGCTGTTCATTGGTTTCAGAAATGCATTCATAACGGCTCTCGGCATCCCGGTAACCTTTGCATTGACCTTCCTGGTACTCGACCAGTTGGGGCAGACCGTCAACACCAACACCCTCTTTGGCTTGGTGCTGGTATTGGGTCTGATCGTCGACCATGGCATCGTCATCGTGGAGAACTCATACCGCCTCCAGCTTGCAGGCGTATCTCGGCATGAGGCCGCGATCAAGGGGGTCAATCAGGTGGTATGGCCGATCATTGCCGCAACAGGAACCACCGTTGCAGCATTCCTCCCCCTTATGATTATTCCAGGGACCATTGGTAAGTTCCTCAGGGTCATTCCCCTGACCGTTACCATTGCCTTGATCGTAAGTACTTTTGAGGCCCTCTTCTTTCTCCCCAGCCACTATGCAGAGTGGGGCCCCAGGAGACTCAAGCAGGAGAAAGCAGGCAAACAGCGCTTTGAGCATTTCATCAATACCTATCAACGGACGCTTGCCTGGGCTCTGGATAGAAAGGGACGTTTCATACTCCTCATACTCGTGGTAACTGCCGCAATATTCTCCTTGGTGGGTGGCCTGCGTCAGGACCTGTTCAGTGCAGAGGATTATAGTTATTTCAATATTGAGATCACCACTCCCCAGGGATCTACCTTGCGTACTACCAACAATGTAGTCTCTGTCTATGAGAAGACACTTCTTGATAAGGTCGGGGATGGAGAGATTCTCTCCATCAGTGCCAATATCGGTGGGAATGAAGGGGGTGCTGAAAGTACCACCCAGGCAACCATCACGGTTGACCTTGCTGAGATGGATGAAGGGAGAACCAGAAGCATTGAGACCATCATTGATGAAGTGAAAAGGGAGACCTACTACATCAGTGGGGCAGAACAGGTGCTCTTCACCAAAGCCCAGACGGGTCCTCCAACCTCAGCCGATTTCAGTTTCCGTCTCTCCGGTGATGCATATGAACCTCTCATAGAGGCTGCAGGCGTATTGGGCAACACCCTCTCCTCGATTGAGGGGGTGGAGAATGTCCAGAGCGATTTCATTGCAGGCAATCCCGCGCTCCGTATTGATGTTGACCAGGATCAGGCAACCCGGTTGGGAATCGGTGTCTCTACCATTGCCGGCTACCTTCGTGTACGTTTTGAAGGACAGAACGTTGGAACGTTGTTCCTGGAGAATGAAGAGATTGATATCGTCGTCCAGTTTGATAATGGCGGAACGGAGCGTTTTGAGGATCTCCAGCAGATACTCATCCCCACTGATGATGGAAGGCTTGTGCCACTGAGCAGTGTTGCAACCATCTCCTTGGAGAGTTCCATCGGTTCCATCAGGCGTGTGGAAGGAAAGCGAGAGATTACCGTTACCGCGGATGCACTCACAGGGGTTGACCAGAATCTGGTCAATGATCAGATTGTACAACTCTGGGAAACCGATCTACGCAATCGATACCCCTCTGTTGACCTGGTGGTCGGTGGTGAGTTCAGTGATTTTTCCAACCTCCTTTTCGATATCCTCCGCATCTTTGTGCTTGGGATCTTCCTGATGTACTTGATCCTTGGTACCCAGTTCAACAGCTACAGCCAACCATTCCTGATTCTGCTCAGCGTTCCTTTCGCCTTTATCGGAGTGGTGCTCTTCCTCTTTGTCTCAGGTACCCCGCTTTCAACAACAGTAATCTACTCCGCTGTCGCCTTGGCCGGTATCGCGGTAAACGATGCCATTGTCTTGATAAGCTTCATCAATGAGCTGAGAGCAGAAGGAAAATCTGTTGCTGAGGCGATTGTTGAGGCTGCAGGGACTCGTATACGACCAATCCTCCTTACCAGTCTTACCACCATAGCAGGTCTGCTTCCCACAGCAATCGGGATCGGGGGATATTCAGTCGTATGGTCACCGATGGCCTCCACCATTATGGTCGGCTTGATCTTCTCCACTTTGAGCGCATTATTTGTACTACCCTTGCTCTACGCTTCATTTTACAAAGACACCCGGAGGAATGCTTAA
- a CDS encoding SDR family NAD(P)-dependent oxidoreductase: MNIPDFTMDFFSLKGKNAIVTGGNSGLGQPLSVALAKAGANVMVASIMEDDGQTKQWVEDCGVAYQYIHSNITEEGECKRIVDTCIDTWGSIDILVNCAGISINKEDVTEFNRGDWDRMIAVNLTAAFEMIHEVTPHMIRQRSGKIINIASLYAFLGGRWSPAYAASKHGIVGLTKAMSDELAEYNVQVNAIAPGYFVTKLTEKTRSDQKRNEVIVSHIPANRWGTATDLMGSCVYLSSDASNYVNGTVLTIDGGFLIR, translated from the coding sequence ATGAATATACCTGACTTCACCATGGACTTCTTTTCCTTGAAAGGGAAAAATGCCATTGTCACTGGCGGAAACAGCGGCTTGGGGCAACCCCTCTCGGTAGCGCTTGCAAAAGCCGGGGCAAATGTCATGGTAGCCAGTATCATGGAAGACGATGGGCAGACAAAACAGTGGGTTGAAGATTGCGGAGTTGCCTATCAGTATATTCACAGCAATATCACTGAAGAAGGTGAATGTAAACGAATTGTCGATACTTGCATCGATACATGGGGCAGTATAGACATCCTGGTCAATTGTGCAGGTATCAGCATAAACAAGGAGGATGTGACTGAATTCAATCGAGGTGACTGGGACAGGATGATTGCAGTAAACCTAACCGCTGCCTTTGAGATGATACATGAGGTTACCCCCCATATGATCAGGCAAAGAAGTGGAAAAATCATCAACATTGCATCGCTGTATGCCTTCCTCGGTGGCCGATGGTCACCAGCATATGCCGCATCAAAACACGGTATCGTGGGATTGACGAAGGCTATGAGTGATGAGCTGGCGGAATACAATGTCCAGGTCAATGCCATCGCTCCTGGGTATTTTGTAACCAAGTTGACGGAGAAAACCCGCAGCGACCAGAAACGCAATGAAGTGATTGTTTCCCACATTCCTGCTAATAGGTGGGGAACTGCAACCGACTTGATGGGTTCTTGTGTCTATCTCTCCAGCGATGCTTCCAACTATGTGAATGGAACCGTCCTAACCATAGACGGTGGTTTCCTGATACGTTAG
- a CDS encoding TolC family protein, with protein sequence MKRYLPIMILLFFGLSSLAASSYPDLANVGPVGESVLPLESEAIDAFLDTWREEAHPTTSSLLEQLEIKLKENDWQLQQLSDVVGIQEAQLEFSLSQGRPTWGVSATPYTYNDMTVQSGLSPVIRTRSHSFQVGGTLTDTLPSGTTLQLSANQKSSYSMTSTKDAWTHTPTVSLSLRQPLWIGKGLVDLTYQDKQVEKQRIALSDAIYSKDGLQRALILQNIRLLLLRQSLLENRYILSERTSLADTARKRAKDDLDEGLISRQAYESSQLVYQQSLSAYQAVNRELDTLSVTLKRVWQDDLPPQVSISDFNPVSLIEHGYDLESIRSRYLSQDTAYQQALLEMQKATIDSGMFSVQDAPALQMSFQLSPFYSPSDGNTFFSSFSELFSDADPQMTFSIAFSATDLFRKSSSLQQSLAQEALDSAKAGLELAYAEAEDTIQEMEQEIAGYLSDLGVQLADYRLKEALLSSEQIRFEASISDKQSLLQRELDWYQAAFTVLDTLRELEFRYLQLRLQGLLE encoded by the coding sequence ATGAAACGATACCTACCTATCATGATACTCTTATTTTTCGGCCTCTCATCCCTTGCTGCCTCCTCGTATCCTGATCTTGCCAATGTGGGACCTGTAGGGGAGTCTGTACTCCCCTTGGAGTCTGAAGCAATTGATGCATTCCTTGATACCTGGAGAGAGGAGGCACATCCAACTACCTCCAGTTTGCTGGAGCAGCTGGAAATAAAACTGAAAGAGAATGACTGGCAGCTACAGCAGCTCTCAGATGTAGTTGGCATCCAGGAGGCCCAACTGGAATTCTCCCTCTCCCAGGGCAGGCCCACTTGGGGAGTGAGTGCAACTCCCTATACCTACAATGATATGACCGTACAGTCTGGATTGAGCCCCGTCATTAGAACCAGGAGCCACTCCTTCCAGGTAGGGGGAACACTCACTGATACCCTTCCCAGTGGGACGACCTTGCAGCTCTCCGCTAACCAGAAAAGCTCGTACAGCATGACCAGTACAAAAGATGCCTGGACACATACACCCACAGTCTCACTCTCCCTTCGCCAACCACTTTGGATCGGGAAGGGATTGGTTGACCTCACCTACCAGGACAAGCAGGTCGAGAAACAACGAATTGCTCTCTCTGATGCCATCTACTCCAAGGATGGATTGCAGCGTGCACTTATCCTGCAGAATATTCGCCTCCTCTTGCTCCGTCAGAGTTTGCTGGAGAACCGATATATACTTTCTGAGCGAACCAGCTTGGCCGATACTGCAAGGAAGAGGGCCAAAGATGATTTGGACGAGGGCCTTATCAGCCGCCAGGCGTATGAGAGCAGTCAGCTTGTCTACCAGCAGAGCCTGAGTGCCTACCAGGCAGTGAATCGCGAGCTTGATACTCTTTCGGTTACCTTAAAGCGGGTATGGCAAGATGATCTCCCCCCGCAGGTATCAATTTCTGACTTCAACCCCGTTTCTCTCATTGAACATGGGTATGACCTTGAATCAATACGCTCACGGTATCTCTCCCAGGATACTGCCTACCAGCAAGCCTTGTTGGAGATGCAGAAGGCAACCATCGACAGTGGGATGTTCTCTGTGCAGGATGCACCGGCGCTTCAGATGAGCTTCCAGCTCAGTCCTTTCTACTCCCCAAGTGATGGCAATACATTCTTCTCTTCCTTCTCTGAGCTTTTCTCAGATGCCGATCCCCAGATGACATTCTCCATAGCATTCAGTGCTACCGATCTGTTCAGGAAATCATCCTCATTGCAACAGTCACTCGCTCAGGAAGCGCTGGACTCTGCAAAGGCAGGCCTGGAGCTCGCCTATGCAGAAGCTGAGGATACCATACAGGAAATGGAGCAGGAAATCGCTGGGTATCTCTCTGACCTGGGTGTCCAGCTTGCAGACTACCGATTGAAAGAAGCCTTGCTCTCCAGTGAACAGATCAGATTCGAGGCATCAATCAGTGACAAGCAATCCCTTCTGCAGAGGGAGTTGGACTGGTACCAGGCAGCCTTTACCGTATTAGACACACTCAGGGAGTTGGAATTCCGCTATCTCCAATTGCGCTTACAGGGATTGCTAGAATAG
- a CDS encoding GGDEF domain-containing protein, with amino-acid sequence MKALIIVDIFSMVPLFFTIYLATRHLSGSRQNRYYILASYITLVLLAVEVLGYSMAGRPAEYAIIIHLLSNALYYILIPAVSLIILWYLGYSEYGKTIKRLLYTPLALNAILAILSIQNGWFFSVNTSNEYIRGPFFYITTCVSYSYYILILIQLLRMRHSTIYPSKFLVALVYCLPIFATIIQFLYLEDSYITSSIAIALLLYYLIVQEAKFDFDLPTKARNRIAFERMMTIAEQRDKELVFILFDMNNLKGVNDTWGHHEGDHLLLSLAELLNKAFSPDGKVFRIGGDEFSVILPRAKKGKIQVKMEQFELKLLEANTKLAHPIDVAWGYAASSNDEGITIRDAFTLADKNMYRHKAMLKENNLF; translated from the coding sequence ATGAAAGCACTTATCATTGTAGATATCTTCAGCATGGTTCCCTTGTTTTTTACCATTTACCTGGCGACACGACATCTCAGTGGGTCCAGGCAGAACAGGTACTATATCCTTGCCTCCTACATCACCCTTGTGTTGCTGGCAGTGGAAGTGCTGGGATACAGCATGGCTGGTCGTCCAGCTGAATATGCCATTATCATCCACTTGCTCTCCAATGCACTCTATTACATCCTAATCCCAGCAGTTTCACTCATCATCCTCTGGTATCTTGGGTATAGTGAGTATGGAAAGACAATAAAAAGACTGCTCTATACCCCCTTGGCCTTGAACGCTATACTGGCGATTCTCTCGATACAGAACGGTTGGTTTTTCTCTGTGAACACCTCCAACGAGTATATCAGGGGACCATTCTTCTATATTACTACCTGCGTTTCCTACTCGTACTATATCCTGATTCTCATCCAGCTTCTCAGAATGCGCCACTCGACCATTTACCCAAGCAAGTTCCTTGTTGCCTTGGTCTATTGCTTGCCCATCTTTGCTACAATTATCCAGTTTCTCTACCTCGAGGACTCCTATATCACCAGTTCCATTGCAATAGCACTGTTGCTGTACTATCTTATCGTTCAGGAAGCCAAGTTCGATTTTGACCTGCCTACCAAGGCAAGAAACCGTATTGCTTTTGAACGGATGATGACTATAGCAGAACAAAGAGACAAAGAACTGGTCTTTATACTCTTCGATATGAACAACCTTAAAGGAGTCAATGATACCTGGGGACACCATGAGGGAGACCACCTGCTCTTATCCTTGGCAGAGTTGCTCAATAAAGCGTTCTCACCTGACGGAAAAGTTTTCAGGATAGGCGGTGATGAGTTCTCTGTCATCCTCCCGAGAGCCAAGAAAGGCAAAATACAAGTAAAGATGGAACAATTTGAACTGAAGTTACTGGAAGCAAATACCAAACTCGCCCATCCTATCGATGTTGCTTGGGGATATGCTGCTTCAAGCAACGATGAAGGCATAACAATCCGGGATGCCTTCACCCTTGCTGACAAGAATATGTACCGTCATAAAGCAATGCTCAAGGAAAACAACCTATTCTAG
- a CDS encoding MFS transporter — translation MRITNYRSFMIHALFLSLTMSFIDVNTVAPAMLSETGATTFHLGLLTAIMVGFGSFMQLLFATFIMGFKHKKPALLGGIYLRVAALASLGIFLRNLGSPATWKIWLILLLITVFSFSGAWANIAYTDILGSTIAKPQRKKLLTQKQLITSIGLIISSVVVKLVLSYLSYPDSYSLLFLMASLLLLLATSGFWMLKEGEPPQHKKQTLGERLGMFAHAIKEDRNVKLYLLLVNTSGVILSTLPFLVVLANQRYGLDGGRTGTFLLFQLSGSLLATILTNLFSKGQRYRPLIYLFIFLGVSTPIIALLLIATPLLYPFAFFVGGATAALYHILTVGILLEISNNENRPIYVGIGGAGALMNILYPMLAGLLLPYLGFPLIFILTSCYMLFGIYAAKHLDCGIFS, via the coding sequence ATGAGGATTACCAACTATCGCTCTTTCATGATCCATGCATTGTTCCTTTCGCTTACCATGAGCTTCATAGACGTGAATACCGTCGCCCCAGCCATGCTAAGCGAAACTGGGGCTACTACCTTTCACCTAGGACTGCTGACTGCCATCATGGTGGGGTTCGGCAGCTTCATGCAGCTATTGTTTGCTACCTTCATCATGGGATTCAAGCACAAGAAACCGGCCCTCCTTGGGGGAATCTACCTTAGGGTTGCAGCTCTTGCAAGCCTTGGGATATTTTTGCGCAACCTTGGTTCCCCTGCAACCTGGAAAATCTGGCTCATCCTCTTGTTGATAACCGTATTCTCCTTCAGTGGTGCATGGGCAAACATCGCCTATACCGATATTCTTGGAAGCACGATTGCAAAACCCCAACGAAAGAAACTACTCACCCAGAAACAACTGATTACCAGTATTGGATTGATCATCAGTTCAGTTGTGGTAAAGCTTGTACTCTCCTACCTCTCCTACCCCGACAGCTACAGCCTGCTGTTCCTTATGGCAAGTCTGCTTCTTCTCCTGGCAACCAGTGGCTTCTGGATGCTGAAAGAGGGAGAACCTCCCCAGCATAAAAAACAGACGCTAGGAGAAAGACTTGGTATGTTTGCCCATGCCATCAAGGAAGACCGAAATGTCAAGCTCTATCTGCTTCTGGTGAATACCTCAGGGGTTATCCTCTCCACCCTGCCATTCTTGGTGGTTCTGGCAAATCAACGCTATGGATTGGACGGAGGAAGAACGGGAACCTTCCTGTTGTTCCAGCTTTCCGGTTCACTGCTTGCAACCATCCTGACAAACCTGTTCAGCAAGGGACAGCGTTATCGCCCGCTTATCTATCTTTTCATCTTTCTCGGTGTCTCCACCCCGATCATTGCTCTCTTGCTGATAGCAACCCCACTACTCTACCCATTTGCCTTCTTTGTCGGAGGGGCAACAGCTGCCCTGTATCACATACTTACCGTGGGGATTCTGTTGGAAATTTCCAACAATGAGAACCGCCCTATTTATGTTGGGATAGGTGGTGCTGGTGCCTTGATGAATATCCTCTATCCCATGCTTGCTGGTCTCTTGCTCCCCTACCTAGGATTTCCACTTATCTTCATACTTACCAGTTGTTATATGCTTTTTGGTATCTACGCCGCCAAACATTTGGATTGTGGAATATTCTCTTGA